The proteins below come from a single Aspergillus oryzae RIB40 DNA, chromosome 5 genomic window:
- a CDS encoding uncharacterized protein (predicted protein) has product MLRGGLMAIVFQHMMNQPLGSIDESSAISLMGTDIEMLAEYFQSTVCEIWANILQLGLATWLLQTQVGAVCIAPIVVVIIFTVASLGMGHAVSSRQKSWLQATEKRINFTTAILGSIQKIKFLGLTEIMGAMINALRDDELRVSKRFRRIQTVRVCMAMVQGSSGLKVSQAITSLSLVNLLVTPLSNLLLAIPDTFASIGCLNRIQNFLKQPNRPGECLAIIVAWPIL; this is encoded by the exons ATGCTTCGTGGCGGACTTATGGCTATTGTCTTTCAACACATGATGAACCAACCATTGGGTAGTATTGACGAGTCTAGTGCTATTTCCCTCATGGGTACTGACATCGAGATGCTTGCTGAATACTTCCAGTCCACAGTCTGTGAGATTTGGGCCAATATCCTCCAGTTGGGACTGGCCACCTGGCTTCTTCAAACCCAGGTAGGTGCTGTTTGTATCGCACCTATCGTGGTAGTAATAA TTTTCACGGTGGCATCGCTCGGCATGGGGCATGCTGTGTCTTCACGGCAGAAATCTTGGCTCCAGGCTACTGAGAAACGCATCAACTTCACAACTGCTATCCTCGGATCTATCCAAAAAATCAAGTTCCTTGGATTAACCGAGATTATGGGGGCTATGATCAATGCCTTGCGCGATGACGAGCTCAGGGTCTCCAAAAGATTCCGACGAATTCAGACAGTTCGTGTCTGCATGG CTATGGTGCAAGGCTCCAGCGGCCTAAAGGTCTCGCAGGCCATCACATCGCTCTCACTGGTTAATCTGCTGGTTACTCCCCTCTCCAATCTCTTGCTAGCCATTCCAGACACATTCGCATCGATAGGTTGTCTCAATCGAATACAGAACTTCCTCAAGCAGCCAAATCGCCCTGGTGAGTGTCTAGCTATCATTGTAGCCTGGCCAATTCTGTGA
- a CDS encoding uncharacterized protein (multidrug resistance-associated protein/mitoxantrone resistance protein, ABC superfamily) — protein sequence MIVGAVGSGKSTFLRGIAGETPVLEGELFIKNPDLAFCEQTSWLTNTSIRENIIGKDLLSVFDAQWYHTVVRACGLEPDLKRMPAGDETLVGSKGAKLSGGQKQRIAIARAVYARKHIACFDDVLSGLDNATAQLVFNNVFGPAGLLRQLGCTTFLATHNVHHSPQADLIIVLGDDGQVLEQGSYTQLRSHAGGYIHNLGMQSRQMDELAETVDLGYRQSQSRNITTGSMSPSPTTDGSRQANDLAVYKYYFSSLGGLRVAILLLFLIVNTGIDGFRYVRVNIWSSSSDSASNSRLGYWLGLYAALAVIEASALIFSVFWTWVIIVPAASKNLHSIVLRACMSQDMRLVDMILPQFFGAFAQVAVVIASLPYLAAALPVLIFVLVLVQRFYLRTSRQLRLLE from the exons ATGATAGTTGGTGCAGTAGGTAGTGGTAAGTCTACCTTCCTTAGAGGAATTGCTGGTGAGACACCCGTGCTGGAGGGCGAGCTCTTTATCAAGAATCCGGATCTGGCCTTTTGTGAACAAACCTCATGGTTGACAAACACATCAATCCGGGAAAATATTATTGGGAAAGACTTATTATCTGTGTTTGATGCTCAATGGTATCACACCGTGGTGAGAGCATGTGGGCTGGAGCCGGATCTCAAGAGAATGCCAGCAGGTGATGAAACGCTTGTAGGCAGCAAAGGTGCCAAACTGAGTGGtgggcaaaagcaaagaatt GCTATAGCGCGAGCCGTTTATGCTCGAAAGCATATTGCGTGTTTCGATGATGTCCTCAGTGGTCTAGATAATGCAACAGCGCAGCTGGTGTTTAATAATGTTTTTGGTCCGGCTGGATTGCTGCGCCAGCTGGGCTGCACCACGTTTCTGGCTACCCATAACG TGCACCACTCACCTCAAGCGGACTTGATCATTGTTTTAGGGGACGATGGCCAGGTCCTGGAACAAGGCAGCTATACCCAGCTCCGAAGCCATGCTGGAGGTTATATCCACAATCTAGGCATGCAATCACGACAGATGGATGAGTTAGCTGAAACGGTTGACCTTGGTTACAGGCAAAGTCAATCGCGAAATATTACAACAGGATCTATGAGTCCTTCACCTACTACCGATGGTAGTCGGCAGGCAAATGATTTAGCTGTGTATAAGTACTACTTTTCTAGCTTGGGCGGCCTGCGTGTCGCCATTCTGCTACTTTTCCTGATCGTCAATACTGGAATTGATGGATTCCGCT ACGTTAGGGTGAATATTTGGTCCTCTAGCAGTGATAGCGCCTCGAATTCACGTTTAGGATACTGGCTTGGACTCTATGCAGCATTGGCTGTCATCGAAGCTAGTGCCCTTATCTTTTCTGTGTT CTGGACATGGGTTATTATTGTGCCTGCTGCGTCCAAGAATCTGCATTCCATAGTCCTCCGGGCTTGCATGAG CCAAGATATGAGACTGGTCGACATGATCCTTCCCC AGTTTTTTGGCGCTTTTGCCCAAGTGGCTGTCGTTATAGCTTCACTCCCCTACCTGGCAGCGGCCCTACCAGTTCTCATTTTTGTGCTGGTCCTTGTCCAGCGGTTCTACCTGCGCACATCTCGTCAACTGCGGCTATTGGAGTGA
- a CDS encoding uncharacterized protein (multidrug resistance-associated protein/mitoxantrone resistance protein, ABC superfamily): protein MIDLGQVLSELIQNWTLLETSLGAIARIKDFAESTPSEEKDLGVQVQEPTPEWPRHGEIVFADTSIAYDCSEGAKPVLDGISLHVHAGEKVGLCGKSGSGKSSLALSLLRLNEILSGKILIDGQDISLISRSSIRQHISCLSQEPFLFPGTIRQNADPLKMLASQDIISALQCVGVWNALLAHHDGDGETVLDAKLNEKALSQGQKQLFCLARALLKKSKILLLDEPTSSLDTDTDARVQKVIRESFSDCTVIMVAHRIHTLLDFDRVVVLDSGRIIESGHPRELLGRPDGAFAKLLKLES, encoded by the exons ATGATTGATCTGGGTCAGGTTCTGTCGGAGCTGATTCAAAACTGGACACTGCTTGAGACGTCCCTTGGGGCGATTGCGCGGATAAAAGATTTCGCCGAAAGTACGCCCAGTGAGGAGAAGGATCTGGGCGTTCAGGTTCAGGAACCCACACCGGAATGGCCCCGTCACGGGGAGATCGTGTTTGCTGATACAAGCATCGCGTATGATTGCTCGGAGGGGGCTAAGCCCGTACTAGATGGTATTAGCCTTCATGTACATGCCGGTGAAAAGGTTGGATTGTGTGGTAAGTCTGGAAG TGGTAAAAGCTCTCTCGCATTATCGCTCCTCCGCCTCAACGAGATACTGTCAGGGAAGATCCTCATCGATGGACAAGACATCTCCCTCATATCCCGATCGTCGATCCGACAGCACATCAGCTGTCTTAGTCAAGAGCCATTTCTTTTCCCAGGCACGATCCGACAAAACGCCGATCCGCTGAAAATGCTTGCGAGCCAGGATATCATCAGTGCGCTGCAGTGCGTTGGAGTTTGGAATGCTCTCCTTGCCCACcacgatggagatggtgaaaCGGTGCTAGATGCCAAACTGAATGAGAAGGCCTTATCCCAGGGCCAGAAGCAATTATTCTGTCTAGCGCGGGCACtattgaagaagagtaagATTCTATTACTCGATGAGCCAACGAGCAG TCTGGACACTGACACGGACGCAAGAGTACAGAAGGTCATACGGGAATCATTCTCAGACTGCACCGTGATCATGGTAGCCCACCGGATTCACACTCTCTTGGACTTTGACCGAGTCGTCGTCCTAGATAGTGGTCGGATTATCGAATCAGGTCATCCGCGCGAGTTATTGGGCAGGCCAGATGGGGCATTTGCGAAGCTGTTAAAGCTGGAGTCATGa
- a CDS encoding putative GPI anchored protein (predicted protein), which produces MLLLLPYELQMQIIDHASPRDLPSLSLSCKHLRETCRKHLREHDAYTRRLSQDSAFATPANVRYHKADQAFGIGAPRLLLDIAQSPRLARYVEELAPHQFDVQDRPNVPWELALRWAKRLLHQSPILNEEDEVCDWMHALSNGVGGATLGLLLSQLTELKRMQLNVCAQDPITPYVPRAVSRLAARSQKGLLDQALSVLAEVRIECTSYGDEDEYEDEGSSSGSSQDQRDQRPQAVLADDHYQQIIRLLAALARLPGLRTLSVMDYYSQPVWQEGTEDRNTLTLDWDDAMDPAYPLPLAKSELESLIVDRGNISGRALSRIIEGCSNFKQFKYMVFHTPEVFGRRFNGVLCQPHLPDMTVEAVCLALLTHAKLTLRHLHIELMEYGSICGCRHEPCLKPYSPYMSINPHTPPTTNWKWNEFTQLERLTLDIDLFSNLEDGGWLPFAQTLPGSIQDVVILASRCPPEADQRDFENMFRDFKPQEFPSLRSISAWHRNSYSDLGHNGAQHLLTVYSQALDRAGIPPMQTVEYSLGSEYFNERQKAHRRQWQGIQMNEFGKDDYYLYALPEKDLVGKVVFGVYHSKGEIRARDDVYSGVMIGKSWG; this is translated from the coding sequence ATGCTCCTACTGCTACCATATGAGCTGCAGATGCAGATTATAGACCATGCTTCTCCCAGGGATTTACCTTCTCTGTCATTAAGCTGTAAACATCTTAGGGAAACCTGTCGCAAACACCTCCGAGAACATGACGCGTACACACGACGGCTATCGCAAGACTCTGCTTTCGCAACGCCCGCAAATGTTCGATACCACAAAGCTGACCAGGCGTTCGGCATTGGTGCTCCACGGTTGTTGCTTGACATTGCCCAAAGTCCCCGTCTGGCCCGGTATGTAGAGGAACTGGCACCTCACCAGTTCGACGTTCAGGACCGCCCAAATGTACCCTGGGAACTTGCCCTCCGGTGGGCCAAAcgccttcttcatcaatcgCCCATTCTCaacgaggaggacgaagTGTGCGATTGGATGCATGCGCTGTCCAATGGGGTTGGTGGAGCTACACTAGGCCTgctcctcagccagctcACCGAGCTGAAGCGGATGCAATTAAATGTGTGCGCGCAAGACCCAATCACGCCCTACGTCCCCCGAGCCGTGAGTAGGCTAGCAGCGAGGTCACAGAAGGGACTCCTCGACCAGGCCTTGTCGGTATTAGCGGAGGTGCGAATTGAATGCACGTCATATGGGGACGAGGATGAGTACGAGGATGAAGGGAGTAGTTCAGGAAGTAGTCAGGACCAACGGGACCAAAGGCCACAGGCAGTCCTAGCCGACGATCATTACCAGCAGATCATCCGTCTCTTGGCTGCGTTGGCTCGACTACCGGGTCTTCGGACTCTGTCTGTGATGGATTATTACTCCCAGCCAGTGTGGCAGGAAGGCACCGAGGACCGAAACACTCTCACTCTGGACTGGGACGATGCCATGGACCCAGCCTATCCTCTGCCGCTCGCAAAATCAGAACTCGAGTCATTGATTGTGGATCGTGGAAATATCTCCGGTCGAGCGTTGTCTCGGATTATTGAGGGATGCTCTAACTTCAAGCAGTTCAAATATATGGTCTTCCATACACCGGAAGTATTCGGGAGACGCTTCAACGGCGTGCTATGCCAACCGCATCTGCCCGACATGACCGTGGAGGCGGTATGCCTAGCTCTTTTAACGCACGCGAAGTTGACGCTACGGCATCTCCATATCGAGTTGATGGAATACGGATCAATTTGCGGTTGTCGGCATGAGCCGTGTTTGAAGCCGTATAGTCCCTATATGTCTATTAACCCGCACACGCCTCCCACGACGAACTGGAAGTGGAACGAATTCACCCAATTGGAACGTCTTACCCTCGACATCGATTTATTCAGTAATCTTGAGGATGGCGGATGGCTGCCCTTCGCACAGACCCTCCCCGGCTCTATTCAGGATGTCGTGATCCTCGCGTCTCGCTGTCCCCCCGAGGCGGATCAGCGAGACTTTGAGAATATGTTTCGGGACTTTAAGCCACAGGAGTTTCCAAGCCTCCGGTCCATCAGCGCGTGGCATCGAAACTCCTATTCCGACCTGGGCCACAATGGAGCTCAGCACCTCTTGACGGTCTATTCACAAGCGCTTGACCGCGCTGGCATCCCGCCAATGCAGACTGTGGAGTACAGCCTGGGGAGCGAGTATTTCAATGAGAGGCAGAAAGCTCATCGACGCCAGTGGCAAGGGATCCAAATGAATGAGTTCGGGAAGGATGACTACTACCTATATGCGCTGCCGGAGAAGGATCTAGTGGGAAAAGTAGTGTTTGGTGTGTATCATTCCAAGGGAGAAATTCGAGCCAGGGATGACGTCTATAGCGGAGTCATGATTGGGAAATCGTGGGGCTAG
- a CDS encoding uncharacterized protein (synaptic vesicle transporter SVOP and related transporters (major facilitator superfamily)): MEKPTTHYENDDASSPVSGGKYDLECSVQLETKDENPLTEDHRQYLLERHGTVDLDPMPDMTDADPYNWPTWKKSLNLVMVAFHAMMATFTAAAIQSAFGDIAEDLGVSVHRASYLTSLVIAVLGAAPLIWMPLSNRYGRRPIFLLSLICSLVGNVGCAKSYSYATMGLCRAITGFFISPPAAIGSAVVAETFFKKDRARCMGVWAVMVTVGVPLAPLIFGFVAIRVGYRWIYWTLAITNGVQFLLYLAFGSESLYIRGDTAKGPDSLLHRFFSFKRIDPTPLKVWDFIQPLAMAARPCVMVPTAVYAMVFLLASIFPSLEIPQLYPEMFGLDTEQVGLQYIAMIVGSIIGDQIGGVISDRWMLYRAKRTNRPVAPEHRLWLSYPGLIMAIVGIIVFLVQLNNASSHWTITPLLGVAIAAVGNQIITTVNITYAVDCYRSEAASVGVFITFVRQIWGFIGPFW, translated from the exons ATGGAGAAACCAACGACACACTACGAGAATGATGACGCCAGTTCCCCTGTGTCCGGGGGCAAGTACGACTTGGAATGTTCAGTGCAACTCGAAACCAAAGATGAGAATCCATTGACCGAAGACCACCGACAGTATTTGCTCGAGCGCCATGGGACGGTGGACCTCGACCCGATGCCAGATATGACGGACGCGGACCCCTATAACTGGCCGACCTGGAAG AAATCCCTCAATCTGGTAATGGTCGCGTTCCATGCGATGATGGCGACCTTCACCGCGGCTGCGATTCAGTCCGCCTTCGGGGATATAGCAGAAGACCTCGGCGTCAGCGTTCACCGAGCAAGCTACTTGACCTCCCTGGTCATTGCGGTCCTGGGTGCTGCTCCTCTTATCTGGATGCCACTCTCGAATCGATACGGACGACGGcccatcttcctcctgtcCCTGATATGCAGTCTGGTCGGCAACGTGGGCTGTGCGAAGAGCTACTCCTATGCAACCATGGGGTTATGTAGGGCCatcaccggcttcttcatcagCCCCCCGGCAGCAATTGGCAGTGCAGTGGTGGCCGAGACCTTTTTCAAGAAGGACCGGGCTCGATGCATGGGTGTATGGGCCGTCATGGTCACCGTGGGGGTGCCACTAGCGCCCTTGATCTTTGGCTTCGTTGCCATTCGGGTTGGATACCGATGGATATACTGGACGCTAGCTATT ACGAACGGTGTTCAATTTTTGCTGTACCTCGCCTTTGGCTCCGAATCCCTCTATATCCGCGGCGACACTGCAAAGGGCCCCGACTCTTTGCTGCACcgattcttttccttcaaacgGATTGATCCGACTCCCCTCAAAGTATGGGATTTCATTCAGCCCCTGGCAATGGCCGCCCGTCCTTGTGTGATGGTTCCCACCGCGGTATATGCCATGGTCTTTCTCCTCGCAAGCATCTTCCCCTCGCTCGAGATCCCTCAACTGTACCCGGAGATGTTTGGTCTGGACACCGAACAGGTTGGGCTCCAATACATAGCAATGATCGTTGGCTCGATAATCGGGGACCAGATCGGAGGAGTCATCTCAGATCGATGGATGTTGTACCGagcgaaaagaacaaaccgCCCCGTTGCCCCCGAGCATCGACTCTGGCTGAGCTACCCCGGCCTGATCATGGCTATAGTGGGCATAATTGTCTTCCTCGTTCAGCTCAATAACGCTTCGTCTCACTGGACGATAACCCCGCTGCTTGGCGTTGCCATCGCGGCCGTCGGGAACCAAATCATCACCACCGTCAATATCACTTACGCCGTGGACTGTTATCGATCGGAAGCGGCTAGCGTTGGGGTCTTCATTACCTTTGTCCGTCAGATCTGGGGCTTTATCGGCCCTTTTTGGTGA
- a CDS encoding putative GABA permease (amino acid transporters) — MKSESVVRSGQAGSRNGGYESATMRQKQQLERYLNFFSSVAFSACLLATWESAGGSLLSGLYNGGPAAIVYGMILSTVGNLTIACSLAELASLHPTAGAQYHWSYFLAPRGRRFISFFQGWVTVFSWSALVCIAPYFIGTQIQGLVVLAHPDYELVRWRGTLLMWAVAIIPILINIFARRVLGAIEVAAGIMHVIFLPVTIAVFVILAPRNPDSFVWETFVGGLSGWKDSGVVFSIGLLGVITPLAGLDGVIHMAEEVKNAKVVVPRSMILGTMINGTLAFAYLIAVLYCMGDYTEAVLSPTGYPIITIAYQATGSKAATYVLMAMGMLPGWIALFNGLASVTRLTWAFARDNGLPFSDFFARVDPTYKIPLRALFLVASCMFALSFIQIGSTAAFNAILSLSTLGLYISYLIPLVLLVFKRFTAPQDIPRGTFSLGKWGLPMNLLSILFATYFVIFLPFPSALPVTAENMNYAGPVLGFVMLFACGDWIVRGRHKWEGPTMRPYAREE, encoded by the exons aTGAAGAGCGAGAGCGTTGTGCGATCAGGCCAAGCAGGGAGTAGGAATGGGGGGTATGAGAGCGCTACAATGCGCCAGAAGCAACAATTGGAG CGCTatctcaacttcttctcctccgtcgccTTCTCCGCCTGTCTACTCGCTACATGGGAATCTGCTGGTGGTAGTTTGCTCTCAGGGTTGTACAACGGCGGCCCAGCAGCGATCGTCTATGGAATGATCTTAAGTACGGTCGGCAATCTGACTATCGCATGCTCTCTGGCCGAGCTTGCTTCTCT ACACCCTACTGCCGGTGCTCAATATCACTGGAGTTATTTCCTCGCGCCTCGCGGTCGTCGATTTATTAGTTTCTTCCAGG GTTGGGTCACCGTCTTCTCGTGGTCTGCTCTCGTCTGCATCGCCCCGTACTTTATCGGAACCCAAATCCAGGGCCTGGTTGTGCTGGCGCATCCTGACTATGAACTTGTCCGATGGCGCGGTACGCTGCTCATGTGGGCCGTTGCGATTATCCCAATTctgatcaatatcttcgcGCGTCGCGTTCTGGGAGCTATTGAGGTCGCTGCAGGAATCATGCACGTTATCTTCCTGCCCGTCACCATTGCAGTATTCGTTATTCTCGCTCCGCGAAACCCGGACTCCTTTGTCTGGGAGACTTTTGTCGGTGGCCTTAGTGGCTGGAAGGATTCGGGTGTTGTATTCTCCATTGGTCTTCTTGGTGTCATTACTCCCTTAGCTG GCCTCGACGGAGTAATCCACATGGCCGAAGAAGTCAAAAACGCCAAAGTGGTCGTGCCCCGGTCCATGATCCTCGGCACCATGATCAACGGAACCCTTGCCTTCGCCTACCTCATCGCAGTCCTGTACTGCATGGGCGACTACACCGAGGCCGTGCTGAGCCCCACGGGCTACCCCATCATCACAATCGCCTACCAAGCCACGGGCTCCAAAGCAGCAACCTACGTgctgatggcgatgggcATGCTCCCCGGCTGGATCGCCCTCTTTAACGGTCTCGCCTCCGTAACCCGCCTCACCTGGGCATTCGCACGCGATAACGGCCTCCCCTTctccgacttcttcgcccGCGTCGACCCAACCTATAAAATCCCCCTCCgcgctctcttcctcgtcgcaTCGTGCATGTTCgccctctccttcatccaaatCGGCTCTACCGCGGCATTCAATGCAATCCTTTCTCTCAGCACACTGGGCCTCTACATCTCCTACCTGATCCCCCTCGTCCTTCTCGTGTTCAAGCGTTTCACTGCGCCACAGGATATCCCACGGGGCACATTTTCGCTAGGCAAATGGGGTCTCCCCATGAATTTGCTTTCTATCCTTTTCGCTACCTATTTTGTTATCTTTTTGCCGTTTCCATCGGCACTGCCGGTTACCGCAGAGAATATGAACTATGCCGGGCCAGTGCTGGGATTTGTGATGTTGTTTGCTTGTGGAGATTGGATTGTAAGGGGGCGGCATAAGTGGGAGGGACCGACTATGCGGCCTTATGCGAGAGAAGAGTAG
- a CDS encoding uncharacterized protein (predicted protein) produces MADQKDAFQALSSENRGTLITLTSVSLLIVAIIFVAAKFGSAIYFKQRRTAVNTPIWAALILAIIQVVLLQKAVDHGLGRHQDLFSDDDIQTWSKFAYVAHILLIGAMSLSKMSTILLIWRLTPSKILRRSCAVATGIVVGWSIFAVLGIAFQFFNILTEVIIVVLPFFMMRNVQMAWHKRVKILCSFSARSSVVCLGIAHLALISSFSHSTDVSWDIVNWEIIAQTMMLTGVITACVPTLYHIFAGLHSGLTTTQIPDGIGLELPRTKVSGYINQSSSGASQSARGRSMKIGRSMFDGRNTDGVVTEVSTGGNLGRDEGDRQSSSSEGAESTRHLTQGNGGVLRTVDVTVSVEKQDHRDRL; encoded by the exons ATGGCCGACCAAAAGGACGCCTTCCAGGCCCTGTCCAGTGAGAATCGCGGTACACTGATCACCTTGACCTCAGTATCCCTTCTGATCGTGGCCATTATCTTCGTGGCCGCCAAGTTCGGGTCTGCGATCTACTTCAAGCAGCGACGCACCGCGGTCAATACTCCCATTTGGGCGGCTTTGATTCTTGCCATCATCCAAGTCGTTCTCCTACAGAAGGCTGTTGATCATGGACTGGGAAGACACCAAGACCTATTTAGCGACGACGATATCCAGACCTGGAGCAAGTTCGCATATGTTGCGCATATCCTGCTCATCGGTGCTATGTCGCTTTCGAAGATGTCGACCATTCTGCTGATTTGGAGGTTAACGCCGAGTAAGATCCTGCGTCGCAGCTGTGCTGTTGCCACTGGTATTGTCGTGGGCTGGTCGATATTCGCGGTGTTGGGTATCGCGTTTCAAT tcttcaacatcctcacggaggtcatcatcgtcgtcctacccttcttcatgatgCGCAACGTCCAGATGGCCTGGCACAAGCGAGTGAAGATCTTGTGCTCCTTCTCCGCGCGCTCAAG CGTCGTCTGCCTCGGGATTGCGCACCTCGccctcatctcctccttcAGCCACTCAACCGACGTCTCCT GGGACATCGTGAACTGGGAAATCATCGCTCAAACAATGATGCTCACTGGCGTCATAACCGCCTGTGTTCCAACCCTCTACCACATCTTCGCCGGCCTACACTCGGGCCTCACCACAACGCAAATCCCCGATGGGATCGGCCTCGAACTTCCGCGGACCAAGGTAAGTGGGTATATCAACCAGTCTTCCTCGGGGGCAAGCCAGTCAGCTCGCGGCCGTTCGATGAAAATCGGGCGGTCGATGTTCGATGGGCGCAATACGGACGGGGTGGTTACAGAGGTTTCAACGGGTGGGAATCTGGGTCGTGATGAGGGGGATAGACAGTCGAGCTCGAGTGAAGGGGCGGAGAGTACGAGGCATTTGACGCAGGGGAACGGGGGTGTGCTTAGGACTGTCGATGTCACGGTGAGTGTTGAGAAACAGGATCATCGTGATAGACTTTGA